TAGTCGCTTCCAACGTGATCGTTGTCTGGAAATGCAATATTAATATGAAGGCGGAATCCATAAGACAGAACTCCTTACCTGCCACTTGGCCACACCGGCTTCACCACCGAAATGGCGGATGAAGTATTCTCCAACAGGAACATTTGCAATATCAAAGGCAATTGGAGTGTCAGGATTTTTGTTGACAATAACAAGTGTCAGCTTGCCCCCTTCCGTTGCAGCATATACCCCCTGTGTGTCTGGGTTAGGAGTGGCCAAATTCACCTGAGCGCTAGAGCTTCCAAAGTATGTTCCGTATCTAGAGTACGGTTTTAAACGACCACTTTTGATAATCAAGTAAAAGATTGCATACCCTCGGTATAACCAATACGCCAATCCAACGGGACCAAGCTCGTCCGGAGTAGACCAGTAGGTGGATGAATCAACCTGGTATTTGCCCCAGATACCGAGAACGTCAACAGTAACAAGTCCACCAGTAATGTCTGTATCAGCCGTGGAACTCCATTCACTGACAGAGAATTTTGTTCCTGGGTAGTTTTGTGCAATAAGAGTTTTAAATCTTGGGACCAGATTAATGGAGGTTGGGTTCCATTGATGATTTTGGGGGTTTGATCCAACCCATGATTCATCAACGTATGATGTATCCTTCCCACAGAACAGTTAGTAGAGAGCTAATAGCAAATAATGTTTCATCTTACCCAGAGACTTCTAGTAGCCCTCAGTCTTAGTGCCTTAGCAGCAGCATCGTTTGCGCTGGTGTCAGCCTGGAAGTAATAATGGATATCCAAGTAATCCAAAAGCCTTGAGCCCGTTGTACTTTCATGCTGTTTCATCTGCATAAGGAACCACGGCAAAAAATCAATGTTGTAGTGTGCTGCATTGTCGGTATAGCCGACTTCGCTAGTCCAATCTAACAAATATATTCAGAATATTGATCAGACAAATTAACGCAGAAAGTAACACTTACAGTACCACCACGAGCATGTGGAAGGAGCTACAACAAGAACGTCAGGAAGGGCTTCCTTGGCGGCTGTTCCGAATTCAATGACTCTGGCTAACTCTTCATCATAGCTCATCGGACTTCCAAAAAAATGGATCAGATTTAATGAAGTTGAAGTGGGAAATGATTTTGATTTACACAGGATGCATGTCTTGATGAGTATTGCTGGCAATTTCTATTTCGTTATCGATTGCTACCATGAGTGGTTTGTTAGTCAAACCGGAGAGCCATTGCTTAGCCGCTGTGCTATTCCATGGTACATAAACATTCGCCTGACTAGGAACAGGGGTAACATAGGAGCCATTTGGGAGTAAGCCATTTCCGGCATCACTGTTGTATGGGTCAAAGCTCTGCTGATCTAAAGCAGATGGCTTTAATAGAGAATATGTAGAGAAGTAAAAATGCCTGCCTGGGTAGACGGATTTCGGATAGGAATACGATGTGGCGTCCTTGGACACCCAGTCGAGGCTAAAAAGAGGATGAAAAGGAGTGAGCCCAATGCGACATGGGCAGGGTAGGGGAGAAAGATACTTGCGCAGGGACAGTCAACAAAGTCTGTGATCCAGCTCCATGGACCCATCCCATCCAATCGTCAGCTTGGCCATTATCAATGACTCTGTTTTCGAAGTACCAGTCATTTCCCGCGTTGGTGAATCCACCAAAAGGATTGTAGGCGGTCACTGCGTTACCTCCCCAACGTGAAATTGTGACACCTAAGTGTTGAATGTAGCTGGCAGAAGTTGGGAAATTGACGCCGTAGATATGTGGGTTAATAGGGAAATTAACATCTTGTACAATGCTGACATATAGTCACAactaaataaataaatttaaCAATGTACAGCGCTTCAGCACATACCTAGCATATTGCACAGCGGGCAACACGTATGAAAATGTGGAATTTCCTGCTGTGACGGTCAAATTTCCTGGTTGGAACGCGGAGTCCAGCTTCAAGTAGGTTATAGTCTTGGAAGGCGTGTCAACTGGGTTATAAGTGGTCTGATTCACGACTTTGAGTTTCTGTAAATGTATTCAGATTAGCGCCTCGGTACAGGAGGTACTGTTTTTTACCTCTCCGTTTTGAGAGATGTTAATGTCGGTCAAGTCAACAGCTCCGACCGTAGTAACAGCCACAACATTGTTGGTAATTGGCTCTGCACTTAGAAATTGTGGGGTAATAGTTATTTCCTGCGTGCTCATGCTCATTGGCATGTTGACACAAATTAGCTACACAACTCACGCTGACAAGAACGATATTGTCGATGTGGTACTATTTGATGCAATGAATAGAGATGTTTTTGTTTTAATATGCCACTTACAAAAGCACCATTGCCCCCTGCTTGAAATGTAAGACGATCCCAGGTTCCAGCTCCCTACAAAAATTAATGAGACTTTTCAGCAATGTCACGAGACGTCAAAACAAACCAATTGAGCACCGCTTCCAGGCAGGTTGTTGAAATCAATTAGAAGGGAGGAGAATTGTCCATCAACAATAGTCTTGCTGATGCTAGACAAGGCAATATTTGGAGACTGGCTGTTATCAGTGGTGGATTGAACAACTATTGTCAAGTCCGGTTGTACACCCTAAACACGATAGATCCATAATGAAAAAGTGTAACAATCATATAGAGCAGATATGTAGACTCACAGCAATGTCGAAGCGAAGCCCAGCGTAGTCGGGGAATGTACCTTCCAGCTTTACCGAAAGCGCAGCGTACTGGCTAGAGTTTACAGATATTGAACTTCCACTGGAACCAGAAAATAAATCAGTGGCAGCGAAGTTAATGTCGCTACTCCAGCTCCAATTTTCCCATCCCTGAACAAGTGCATTGTCTGTATAGATTGCCAAATCTTCTGTCGCGCATTGAACCCCTTTGGGCGCCAAAGACGCGACAAAGAGTGCCAAGCGTAGGAAGTAATGTTTGGAGAGCATCGCCGAAATTCGAGTGGGCCCTTTGCAGAAGTTTCCACAAGTTTTCAAAGTCCATTTAGTCCGTGTTTCTATAGAGGTGGCAGGTTGCAATAATGGCTGGACGGCCGGAATTCGGTTAATCAAGTCAAGAAGGATAATATGCGGGTTATTAGACTAGCATGGTTAGAACCTGTCCAAATTACAACCACCAACGAATCGAGAGTCATGTGTCGAGGAAAGTACACCGCTACACTACCTTCTCTGCAAAAAAGAGGTTGGGGATCTACTTCGTGAGCATGTGGGCCACTAGGTACGAAGTCGCGTTGGGACCATGAAGGGCCCGAAGTGCGAAGTTCTAAACTTTTTACTTTTCAACATGTAAGTCAAAGCAATGGACTTTTCACTTACCCATCGGAAGTCCTTCATAAATTTGTCACTTGTGCAAGAATCGCCGTCCTGGATTGACTTTATCCGAGAGGGAATCCGAGCGCGACAGATCACAATGTCTGGTGCAAAGATAGGGACAGTCGCGAACAAGAAATTTGTAACGTAGATGCATCTTGTACACGATCAATGTAATTCATTAAGATTTGAACTTTGCTTTTGAGTCTTTTAACCAGCTGGGCAAAGTGGAGTTGTTGTGGACGAGGGCCGTTTCATTACATCACTTAAGCAATCTTGTTTCCGTTAGCCCAAATAGTCCCACGATCTTATGTCAATACAACTTTCTACACGAGCAACCCACTTTCATCGcctgtttttgttttttcatCACAGTATGGTCACCCCATACTCGTCGCTTGATGGTTATATATACCTTGATAACCAGAGCAATATAGTTGACGCCAATAccggacgacgaagaggcccaacttcatttcatttcatcggTTTTAATTAGCCCCATCCACCAAAATATTGACTGCGCGTCCACAGCAATTTTAACGTGATTCCATACGGTTCATGAGTCATGGAGTACCGTAATCACGGTCCCGTTTTCTGTTGCAATCGATAACATTCCAGATCAAATCCAATTTCAAAACCTGTGGATTTTGAACGACCTTCACGACGATTTTCTTTCATCCTGCAATCATCAACCATGGCTGCTCTTTCTGAATATCATGCCCAAAGGAACTCTTTAATAGACGCGGACCTTTCTCTTAGACGTGAATATCGTAATTTGCATTCGCGCTCGTCCAAGGAGTTAGAGgcggataagataatgaggGATATACGTGCTTTAGAGGCCAAAACCGTCTGGACAGCAGATTATCCATCAATTCCTCACCCGTTCCCCGGAATGGAATTTTTGACTGGTATGGCATCTTTCTGTGGCCTCAAAACATCTAAATCGAGAAATATCAAGGCAAGAGTATTATTATGAAGACCAAGGTCTTCGAAATTCTAAGCAAAGTAGTACATTCTCCTCTGATTTTCACTTCCTTGTTTTAAATTCTAATTCGCCTAGATGCCGAAAGGCGCGTTATTACACGCGCATTTGGATGCTACAGTCGATATCGACTTTCTGCTCCAGTTGGCACTCAAGCAACCTGGAATTCATATTCGCCTTCACAAACCTCTATCAAAATCGAACCTTTCGACAAATTTACCCGAGTTTCGTATTTTGCCTCAAGAACAATATTCTCAAGTGAAGAGTATATCAGATCCAACGTATTCCTTGCAAACTTGGGTCTCTTTAGTAAATGCACGAAACTTTTTCTCGCAAGAATTGGGTGGCATGGAAGGATTTGACAAATGGCTAATTGGTACCATGACCATTAATCCGTCAGAGGCGTATGGTACATACAACACTTTGGCTAAGGTGAGTGCGATGCTGCTTCACCATAATAATATTGATCGACAACCCCTCCAGATCTGGGACAAATTTGGCACTGTTTTCCAAACGTCTAcggtttgatttttctttaaTCAGCGGCATGCTTGGTGCTAAGAAAATAGTAATAGAATCTTTTCCATATTGAACCGATATTTGTTGAATATGTCAGGCAGTTTTTCAGGTCTATGATTGCAGATGGCATTTCTTACGTGGAAGCACGAATTAATTTCACTCCCAAGTTAGTCTGAATTTTTCAACACGAACGTCAACTAACCAATGATACTAGACTAATGTATGGGGCAGATGGTCAATTAAATGTCCCTCACCGCACGTGGCTTCAAATATTCGAAAGGGTGATGAACGAAATTAGGGAAGAAATGAAGCAACAAAGCAGGGGTGACGATTTTATTGGGGCAAGAGTTCGTATTTTtcaacttcttctccctcACGTTGATTTTAAGCGACCTATAGATCATATATTCAGTGGTTCGGTCTGCTACACCGGAGGAATTGGTTTGGTATCTAGAAGATTGCATAACGTTGAAAAAGGAATACCCACACTTAGTAGCCGGCAAGCTATGTGTATTTTTTGCATGTGTGAGAGAAAGCTAATGTGAAGTTCCAGGATTTGACCTTGTTGGGCCAGAAAATGTCCTGAACCCACTCATTTACTACGCTGAACAACTGCTGCGATTCCAAGAACGCCAGAAGGAAGAATCGTTAGACATACCATTTATCTTTCATGCAGGCGAAACCACAGGCGACGGGACCGAAGCAGATTCCAACCTTTATGACGCAATTCTTCTTGGGACAAAACGCATTGGCCACGGGTGTGTAGTAATAAGTACTGTAATTTATCGTGTATAACTGATTTCGGTAACAGATATTCGCTCCACAGGCATCCGAAGCTGGTAGAAGAGTGTAGGCAAAAAGGTATCGCTGTCGAGGTCTGCCCAATTTCGTAAGTTATCGTTTATGAAATTCGTATAAATTAAAGTTGACAAGATTTAATAGAAACGAAATCCTGGTACGCTTCACCGCTAATATGGCCAGGATGCTGATTTAAATATGAGTTTTTGCAGCGATTAACTTCTTCGATGCCTATGCATCCATTGCCTGCTTTACTAAACTACGGTGTACCGGTTGCTCTGTGTTCTGATGACCCAGCGGTGTTTGGAAGCATGGGTCTCACGTACGACTTTTTCCAGGTATATTACTACTGTTGTTGCAGCTCGGGGTGTGCTTATAGACGAGTCAGGTATTTGTCGCCAGCGAGATCACTGGACTAAGTACGCTGGGTGCACTTGCGAGAGACAGCATTGAGGTGGGTACAGCAGACCAGTTCCGATGCATGACCGAACTAAAAGAGCACAGTTCTCTACgctggagaaggcagagaaggagagggcaCTGGGAGTATTCGAAAGAAGATGGAGCGAATTTGTAGAATATATTGTGGTAGAATACGGGGCAAAGTGAGCTGGTGTGTTTTGTATGTATGTGTTTGTAGCAGTATTTAGGGGACAAGTGGGACGAGGACAGGTCTTAGTCTTTTCTGATTTGACATCAACACTGAGCAGCGCCGTCGTTTCTTTCTCGTCTGAGGTATGTACAATCAACTTTGTAATGTTCCCAACCTCCTGCCTCGCATTCCCCTCACATCCATCCCTGCCATTCCATCAGACCATACCACACCTCCAAGTCATCCCATCCCCTTGGCATCGCACCCCCAATCCAATCCCTTCACAAACCCAGAGCTAACGAAAAGAACCGTTGAACTAAATTACGACCATGCCAGACGCCGAATCTAACCGCAAGAGGTCGCGCTCGCCCTCCGACAACGAGCAGCAGAAAACCTACAAGCGTGCCAACACGGGCGCAACCGCCGTGGATGGCTCATCGGCCAACGCCACGGGTCCCGTTTCCCAGTCCTCAGATATCAGCATGGCCGACTCTGGACTAGCCACCAGCACCAAGCAGGCGAATGACACAAATTCATCTACTCCCAATTCAAGTCGCAACGATGCTAAGAAGGACGACCAGAAGACCGCCCCTTCAGGCGACAATAAGGACTCAGCGACTACAACGGGCGaaccttcttcttcatcgacCACGACAGCTGCTCCCTCTGCCAACATTCATATGCGCTGTTTGATCGTTACCCAAGACGCTTCCATCATCATTGGTAAAGGCGGGTCCCATGTCAATGAAATCCGCGAGAAGAGTGGTGCTCGAGTGATGGTTTCAGAGAGCATTCCTGGTAACCCAGAACGTATTCTCAATGTCAGCGGTCCTCTCGATGCAGTGTCAAAGGTCATTATCCATTGTCCTTTTCTAGTGTGCCTCTGTACTTATTCATCTTTATCTTCTATGCATATAAGGCTTTTGGGCTCATCGTACGGAGGATTAATGATGAACCATTTGATGTGCCTTCAGTTCCGGGAAGCCGTGCTGTCACCATCAAATTCATGATTCCCAACTCCAGAATGGGATCCGTCATTGGCAAACAAGGTTCCAAAATCAAGGAAATTCAAGATGCTAGTGGTGCCAGGCTCAACGCCAGTGAAGGGATGCTTCCAGGCTCGACAGAGGTTTGTTTCTATTGGTCAACTCCCAATAATTCAACACTGATGTGACCCACAGAGGGTTCTCAGTGTAGCTGGTGTCGCTGATGCCATCCATATAGCAACGTACTACATCGGAAATATCCTCATCGAAGCACAAGAAAAAATGCCTTCTTATGCCAATTCTAATTCTAGCTACCGTCCTTCCAATAACCCACGTGGCAACGGACGCTCTGGTGGAGGAGGCCCCGGAGGTTCCTCATATGTTCCTCAGGGAGGATACAATCCTGGTTCAACCTATGCACCTCACAACCCCCCTACACAACTACAGACCCAGCAAATCTACATACCTAATGATTTGGTGGGTTGTATTATTGGCAAAGGGGGCAGTAAAATCAATGAGATACGACACATGAGTGCCAGCCAGATCAAAATTATGGAACCTGGCGCTGTAGGGCAAGGTGTGAATGgtgcccctgcccctgctgGCCAAGAAGGGGAGAGATTAGTGGTTATCACTGGCCAGCCAGCAAACATTCAGATGGCGGTTCAGCTCCTCTATCACGTAAGTGGTAATAGCACTTTTCGTTATTATGTGGCTGATTAAACATTCCCATTAGCGATTAGAGCAGGAGAAACAGAAGCAACTTCGAGTGACTTCGAATCAGAGTTAAAAGCCTAGAGTAAACTATCCACATCTGTAAACGAACACTCAGCGCGGCTCCGACTTCTACTAAGTTTCGGAACCTTCCTTGTCACATTTTTGTTTCATCCTTCTCGTACTAGTTCTCCATCCTGTGTTATCCATCTCGTGTTCCTTTTCCACCCCTCCATGCGTCAATCCGCCAATTTTGTTGTCTGTCTCACCCCTTGCCTCATTTCCTCAATGTGCTTTCTCGGAAATCCATTTTGCACCCCTTTTCTTCAATCTCTTCGTACCGTGTCTCTAAACTAGCTGCACTTCGGGGTGCGTGCTTAGTTTCGTTTGTACATTATCTCAATGTTTCAATCTGTTTAGTTATTACGTTCCAGGCGCACCGAGGCGCCGCACGACGCACGTCGCAGACGATTGATCGTTTTTCAGGTATCGTACATCTTTCGCCGCAAGTTAGACATGTAATTGTTTCATCATGATTTACGCGGTGTAAAGTTTATCGCACATTGCTTAAAATTTCACTAGGAAGCAGATGAGCTCTGAAATATTGTTAGCTCTAATGCTACACGTATCATTCGAATGGATATTCATAGTCAAATTGGTTCCGGAGGTAGTTGGATGCAATTGGCTTAATTCGTCAATTTATGCCTGTGTGCTCTTATATTCACCCAGGCTTCGTGTGCATGTTTTTTTAGTTCAGTTCTGATATCCACGACGGTCATTTTGCGCCTAACATTATCTCCAATCGATTGGTATGATCAATTAACTATATGAATTAGGGCGATGGCAAACAGAGGTTAAAGATAGTATCATTGAAAAAGTCATATAAAAAAAGTAGTGTTGAAAGGGAGAGCGTGATAGTCCCTCTGATACGTTTACGTAATCATCAAAAATTTGGACACTGATCACAGTTGCGTTGGAAGTTCGatcgttcaacgttcaacgctAAACCATTCCTTTATCACAATTTTGCAAAATGGCCTCGGTAATAAAGGCACAAAAAGCCAATGCTTCAAAGGCTGCCCTcaagggaaaggggaaaCGCAAGGCCGATGAAATGGATGTGGACGAGCCTAGCGAGACGCAGGCGGtaaaaacgaagaaaaacaAGCAAAGAGTGTTACTGCTTTCTTCCAGAGGAATTACTCATAGGATGAGGCATCTTATGAATGACATAGAGGCGCTTTTACCTCATGTTAAAAAAGGTACGGCGGATGGCATGTGCCAGCGACAACGAAGCGCTAAGCACTGGTATGGTCTTTAGATTCGAAACTTGACTCGAAGTCACAGCTGCACCTCCTACCCGAACTCGCTGACCTTAACAATTGCAACAACACTCTATACTTTGAAGCCCGACGGCACGAGGACCTCTATATGTGGGCAGCGAAAACGCCAAATGGACCAAGCATCAAACTCCATGTACAAAATGTGCACACCATGGACGAACTCAAGATGACGGGAAATTGCTTAAAGGGGAGCCGGGGCCTACTTAGCTTTGATAAGGCATTTGACGACAGCGAGTGGGGAAAGTTGACTAAAGAAGTGTTTACTCAGGTGAGTGCGATATCGAAACAGCATAAAGTAGGCTTTTCTGACAGATTTCTTATCTTAATTTATTAGATCTTTGGAGTACCATCCACGTCAAGACGGGCAAAGCCATTCATTGACCACATTTTGACATTCTCCATTGTGGATTCCAAAATATGGTTCCGCAACTTTCAGGTGAGAATCGAGTGGACTTTAATTCAGGGACATCTTTTTGACGTTTGTGTTCCTCCCACATTTAACAGATACTCGAGAAAGACCCACTACAACCGAATGGTCCCCCACAAACGACGCTGGTGGAAATCGGACCGCGTTTCGTGCTTACCCCCATCCGTATCTTCGAAGGAGCGTTTGGAGGTGCAACGGTGTTCTCGAACCCTGGTTCGTATCCATCTCCCATTGTTCAAGGTATCCAAAAGCTAACTAGCTCATCAATGTAGAATTTGTGTCGCCCGCTGCGACGCGCATGGCGCTTAAGAGAGAGAAGGGAGGCAAATACAACATGAGGAAAGATGCCGAGGCG
This Psilocybe cubensis strain MGC-MH-2018 chromosome 3, whole genome shotgun sequence DNA region includes the following protein-coding sequences:
- a CDS encoding Endoglucanase A — protein: MLSKHYFLRLALFVASLAPKGVQCATEDLAIYTDNALVQGWENWSWSSDINFAATDLFSGSSGSSISVNSSQYAALSVKLEGTFPDYAGLRFDIAGVQPDLTIVVQSTTDNSQSPNIALSSISKTIVDGQFSSLLIDFNNLPGSGAQLGAGTWDRLTFQAGGNGAFYHIDNIVLVSEITITPQFLSAEPITNNVVAVTTVGAVDLTDINISQNGEKLKVVNQTTYNPVDTPSKTITYLKLDSAFQPGNLTVTAGNSTFSYVLPAVQYASIVQDVNFPINPHIYGVNFPTSASYIQHLGVTISRWGGNAVTAYNPFGGFTNAGNDWYFENRVIDNGQADDWMGWVHGAGSQTLLTVPAQPRLGVQGRHIPSALDQQSFDPYNSDAGNGLLPNGSYVTPVPSQANVYVPWNSTAAKQWLSGLTNKPLMVAIDNEIEIASNTHQDMHPVPMSYDEELARVIEFGTAAKEALPDVLVVAPSTCSWWYYWTSEVGYTDNAAHYNIDFLPWFLMQMKQHESTTGSRLLDYLDIHYYFQADTSANDAAAKALRLRATRSLWDTSYVDESWVGSNPQNHQWNPTSINLVPRFKTLIAQNYPGTKFSVSEWSSTADTDITGGLVTVDVLGIWGKYQVDSSTYWSTPDELGPVGLAYWLYRGYGTYFGSSSAQVNLATPNPDTQGVYAATEGGKLTLVIVNKNPDTPIAFDIANVPVGEYFIRHFGGEAGVAKWQTTITLEATNYIVVPAYTAIFFQQQ
- a CDS encoding Adenosine deaminase 2-A; the encoded protein is MAALSEYHAQRNSLIDADLSLRREYRNLHSRSSKELEADKIMRDIRALEAKTVWTADYPSIPHPFPGMEFLTGKSIIMKTKVFEILSKMPKGALLHAHLDATVDIDFLLQLALKQPGIHIRLHKPLSKSNLSTNLPEFRILPQEQYSQVKSISDPTYSLQTWVSLVNARNFFSQELGGMEGFDKWLIGTMTINPSEAYGTYNTLAKIWDKFGTVFQTSTNLFHIEPIFVEYVRQFFRSMIADGISYVEARINFTPKLMYGADGQLNVPHRTWLQIFERVMNEIREEMKQQSRGDDFIGARIIYSVVRSATPEELVWYLEDCITLKKEYPHLVAGFDLVGPENVLNPLIYYAEQLLRFQERQKEESLDIPFIFHAGETTGDGTEADSNLYDAILLGTKRIGHGYSLHRHPKLVEECRQKGIAVEVCPISNEILRLTSSMPMHPLPALLNYGVPVALCSDDPAVFGSMGLTYDFFQVFVASEITGLSTLGALARDSIEFSTLEKAEKERALGVFERRWSEFVEYIVVEYGAK
- a CDS encoding RNA-binding protein rnc1, producing MPDAESNRKRSRSPSDNEQQKTYKRANTGATAVDGSSANATGPVSQSSDISMADSGLATSTKQANDTNSSTPNSSRNDAKKDDQKTAPSGDNKDSATTTGEPSSSSTTTAAPSANIHMRCLIVTQDASIIIGKGGSHVNEIREKSGARVMVSESIPGNPERILNVSGPLDAVSKAFGLIVRRINDEPFDVPSVPGSRAVTIKFMIPNSRMGSVIGKQGSKIKEIQDASGARLNASEGMLPGSTERVLSVAGVADAIHIATYYIGNILIEAQEKMPSYANSNSSYRPSNNPRGNGRSGGGGPGGSSYVPQGGYNPGSTYAPHNPPTQLQTQQIYIPNDLVGCIIGKGGSKINEIRHMSASQIKIMEPGAVGQGVNGAPAPAGQEGERLVVITGQPANIQMAVQLLYHRLEQEKQKQLRVTSNQS
- a CDS encoding Ribosome biogenesis protein brx1, whose product is MASVIKAQKANASKAALKGKGKRKADEMDVDEPSETQAVKTKKNKQRVLLLSSRGITHRMRHLMNDIEALLPHVKKDSKLDSKSQLHLLPELADLNNCNNTLYFEARRHEDLYMWAAKTPNGPSIKLHVQNVHTMDELKMTGNCLKGSRGLLSFDKAFDDSEWGKLTKEVFTQIFGVPSTSRRAKPFIDHILTFSIVDSKIWFRNFQILEKDPLQPNGPPQTTLVEIGPRFVLTPIRIFEGAFGGATVFSNPEFVSPAATRMALKREKGGKYNMRKDAEAETQRRREMRRLEENELAVSKVFA